The following are encoded in a window of Coregonus clupeaformis isolate EN_2021a chromosome 34, ASM2061545v1, whole genome shotgun sequence genomic DNA:
- the LOC121550023 gene encoding acyl-protein thioesterase 1, translating to MCGNNMSVPLPAIVPAARKATAAVIFLHGLGDTGHGWAEAFAGIRTPHVKYICPHAPIKPVTLNMGMSMPSWFDIIGLQTDAEEDEAGIKQASEKIKTLIDQEVKNGIPSHRIVIGGFSQGGALSLYTALTSQQKLGGVVALSCWLPLRHSFPQASANSANKEMHVLQCHGEADPLVPVMFGCLTVEKLKTLCNPSNITFNTYPRMPHSACPEEMMDIKQFIEKQLPPI from the exons ATGTGCGGTAATAATATGTCAGTGCCGTTGCCTGCTATTGTACCTGCCGCTCGGAAAGCCACTGCAGCG GTGATATTTCTTCATGGCCTGGGTGACACTGG TCATGGCTGGGCAGAGGCCTTTGCTGGGATCCGGACACCACATGTGAAATATATCTGTCCTCATGC tcCAATCAAGCCTGTTACATTAAACATGGGCATGTCCATGCCCTCCTG GTTTGACATCATCGGATTGCAAACAGATGCAGAGGAAGACGAAGCTGGTATTAAACAGGCATCAGAGAAAA TTAAAACGCTGATAGATCAAGAAGTGAAGAATGGAATACCATCCCACAGGATTGTTATTGGCGGATTTTCTCAG GGTGGAGCGTTGTCTCTCTACACTGCTCTCACGTCCCAACAGAAGCTGGGGGGAGTGGTTGCTCTCAGCTGCTGGCTCCCTCTACGGCACTCCTTCCCTCAG GCGTCGGCCAACTCTGCCAACAAGGAGATGCATGTCCTGCAGTGCCATGGCGAGGCGGACCCTCTAGTGCCTGTAATGTTTGGATGTCTTACTGTGGAGAAACTGAAGACCCTCTGCAATCCATCCAACATCACCTTTAATACCTATCCCAGAATGCCTCACAGTGCCTGCCCTGAG GAAATGATGGATATCAAGCAGTTTATTGAAAAGCAGCTTCCTCCAATCTAA